Proteins co-encoded in one Streptomyces sp. NBC_01283 genomic window:
- a CDS encoding transposase produces the protein MARRQLAYPTDLSDAEWEALAPLVPPPKRSGRPPKHPRREISDAFAYWLRAGCAGRLLPHDFPPYQTVYHYWRQWRIEGRWEEILGALPRRRLVVPGSTVLLMCGSVPVCDGRLAPEMLCPWGEMGAEPELPGVRPKTSSIRREVDRPRGVCRWPNKIWRGALGCLSWSALVVSRRGSWRR, from the coding sequence ATGGCCAGGCGTCAACTCGCGTATCCGACGGATCTGTCCGATGCGGAGTGGGAAGCGCTGGCCCCGCTCGTACCGCCGCCGAAGCGCAGTGGACGGCCGCCGAAGCATCCGCGCCGGGAGATCAGCGATGCCTTCGCGTACTGGCTACGGGCCGGCTGTGCCGGGCGACTACTCCCGCACGACTTCCCGCCTTATCAGACTGTCTACCACTACTGGCGGCAGTGGCGGATCGAGGGGCGCTGGGAGGAGATTCTGGGCGCGCTACCGCGCCGCCGGCTCGTCGTGCCTGGCTCGACGGTGCTTCTGATGTGTGGCTCGGTGCCGGTCTGCGACGGCCGGCTCGCCCCGGAGATGCTGTGTCCATGGGGCGAAATGGGCGCCGAGCCCGAACTGCCGGGTGTCAGGCCGAAGACGAGTTCCATCCGTCGTGAGGTCGATCGGCCCAGAGGTGTCTGCAGATGGCCCAATAAGATCTGGCGCGGTGCACTGGGATGCCTCAGCTGGTCAGCCCTCGTCGTGTCCCGGAGGGGGTCGTGGCGGAGATGA
- a CDS encoding glutamate--cysteine ligase — protein sequence MGVEEEYLLVDPVSREVCPEAEKVVAEAACELGGRVTTEITRYQVEVRTDPHTSLVQLAEQVRSLRAAVARAAERQGLRTISSGTPVLGQAAPPPLTAGPRYDRSAAMFRALDDEQSACACHIHVGVPDLATALEVSNHLRPQLPVLVALAANSPYWAGRDTGYASWRTTIWGRWPVAGPPPYFESPDHFEELVSGFLATGTVMDLGGLYWDIRPSHHVSTLEFRFADATTTAGETVLLAGLIRAMVATALQAIDFGDPAFRPQPEMLRAAYWRAARDGLAGESIDLRTGRLAPAADQVEQLLSWLEPALRDQGDIELIGTLWSRLRADGGGAERQRAAYQRCGSATGVVDHLISATTPSGTRRGLTS from the coding sequence GTGGGCGTCGAGGAGGAGTACCTGCTGGTCGATCCGGTATCGCGGGAGGTATGCCCGGAGGCGGAAAAAGTGGTGGCCGAGGCGGCATGCGAACTCGGCGGGCGGGTCACCACGGAAATCACCCGCTACCAGGTCGAGGTACGCACCGACCCGCACACCAGCCTCGTTCAACTGGCCGAGCAGGTCAGGTCCCTGCGAGCGGCAGTCGCACGGGCCGCCGAACGGCAAGGGCTGCGCACCATCTCCAGCGGCACCCCCGTGCTCGGCCAGGCCGCCCCGCCTCCCCTCACCGCCGGTCCCCGCTACGACCGAAGCGCCGCCATGTTCCGCGCCTTGGACGACGAGCAGAGCGCCTGCGCCTGCCACATCCACGTCGGCGTTCCCGACCTGGCCACCGCGCTGGAAGTCAGCAACCACCTACGGCCACAGCTTCCCGTCCTCGTCGCCCTCGCTGCGAACTCGCCGTACTGGGCGGGACGCGACACTGGGTACGCGAGCTGGCGCACGACGATCTGGGGACGGTGGCCGGTCGCCGGCCCCCCGCCGTACTTCGAGTCCCCCGACCACTTCGAAGAGCTCGTCTCGGGCTTCCTCGCCACTGGCACGGTCATGGACCTCGGCGGCCTGTACTGGGACATCAGGCCCTCGCACCATGTATCCACACTCGAATTCCGCTTCGCCGACGCGACCACCACGGCGGGCGAGACCGTACTGCTCGCCGGCCTCATCAGAGCGATGGTCGCCACCGCCCTCCAGGCCATCGATTTCGGAGACCCGGCGTTCCGGCCCCAGCCGGAGATGCTGCGCGCCGCATACTGGCGCGCAGCCCGCGACGGCCTCGCCGGCGAGAGCATCGACCTACGTACGGGCCGCCTCGCTCCCGCCGCCGACCAGGTCGAACAACTGCTGTCCTGGCTGGAACCCGCCCTACGAGATCAGGGCGACATCGAGCTCATTGGCACCCTGTGGTCACGCCTTCGCGCGGACGGCGGTGGAGCGGAGCGCCAGCGAGCCGCCTACCAACGTTGTGGCAGTGCTACCGGGGTCGTCGACCACCTCATCTCCGCCACGACCCCCTCCGGGACACGACGAGGGCTGACCAGCTGA
- a CDS encoding IS256 family transposase translates to MPAVEAVDTVDDQLIGMLVDRARFEGLQLTGEGGLLQQLTKRVLESALEGEITGHLGYEKHDPAGRDSGNSRNGTRSKTVLTDVGPVEISVPRDVEGSFEPQIVKKRQRRLTGVDEMVLSLSAKGLTHGEISAHLAEVYGANVSKQTITTITDKVMDGMAEWQSRPLDPVYPVVFVDAINVKIRDGHVANRPIYVALAVTAEGTRDILGIWAGDGGEGAKHWLSVFTELKNRGVQDVLMLVCDGLKGLPDAVETVWPRTVVQTCIVHLLRNSFRYVARQDWDKVAKALKPVYTAPNEAAATERFLEFSDAWGTKCPAVVKLWSDAWAEFVPFLSFDVEIRKVICSTNAIESVNARIRKAVRARGHFPNESAALKCVYMALMSLDPTGKGRKRWTMRWKAPLNAFQIAFEGRLTPAVK, encoded by the coding sequence ATGCCTGCGGTCGAGGCCGTGGACACGGTCGACGATCAGCTGATCGGGATGCTGGTGGACCGGGCCCGGTTCGAGGGTCTGCAGTTGACCGGCGAGGGCGGGCTGCTGCAGCAACTCACCAAGCGGGTGCTGGAGTCCGCCCTGGAGGGCGAGATCACCGGCCACCTCGGCTATGAGAAGCACGATCCGGCCGGCCGTGACAGCGGCAACTCCCGCAACGGAACTCGCTCCAAGACTGTGCTCACCGACGTCGGCCCGGTCGAGATATCCGTGCCGCGTGACGTCGAGGGCAGCTTCGAGCCGCAGATCGTCAAGAAGCGGCAGCGACGGCTCACCGGCGTCGACGAGATGGTCTTGTCGCTCTCCGCAAAAGGGCTGACGCACGGCGAGATTTCGGCTCACCTGGCCGAGGTGTACGGCGCGAATGTGTCGAAGCAGACCATCACCACCATCACCGACAAGGTGATGGACGGCATGGCCGAATGGCAGTCTCGTCCGCTCGACCCCGTCTATCCCGTGGTGTTCGTGGACGCTATCAACGTGAAAATCCGCGATGGCCATGTGGCCAACAGGCCCATTTATGTGGCCTTGGCGGTGACCGCCGAAGGGACCCGCGACATTCTCGGGATCTGGGCCGGCGACGGAGGAGAGGGTGCCAAGCACTGGCTTTCCGTCTTCACGGAACTCAAGAACCGCGGAGTGCAGGATGTGCTGATGCTCGTCTGCGACGGGCTCAAGGGCCTGCCGGACGCCGTCGAGACGGTCTGGCCCCGCACGGTAGTTCAGACCTGCATCGTTCACCTTTTGCGCAACAGTTTCCGATACGTGGCCAGGCAGGACTGGGACAAGGTCGCCAAGGCCCTCAAGCCCGTATATACGGCGCCGAACGAAGCCGCAGCCACCGAGAGGTTCCTCGAGTTCAGCGACGCCTGGGGCACCAAGTGCCCGGCAGTCGTGAAGCTGTGGTCCGACGCCTGGGCCGAGTTCGTTCCCTTCCTCTCCTTCGACGTCGAAATCAGGAAGGTGATCTGCAGCACGAATGCCATCGAGAGCGTGAACGCTCGGATCCGCAAGGCCGTTCGCGCCCGCGGGCACTTCCCGAACGAGTCCGCGGCCCTCAAGTGCGTTTACATGGCGTTGATGTCACTCGACCCGACCGGCAAGGGCCGCAAACGCTGGACCATGCGCTGGAAGGCACCCTTGAATGCCTTCCAGATCGCCTTCGAAGGCCGACTCACCCCGGCCGTGAAGTAA
- a CDS encoding pentapeptide repeat-containing protein, whose product MLLVALIVVVAPHHLLAWDTADARVPDRAKAINDIRTTLLQGLAGVALLVGAFFTWRQLQVTRYGQLSERFTAAVEQLGSPSVEVRIGAVFALERVAVDSRDDRGTVAEVLCLFAQRNALATPLEARPAPGEIARSGEVALAHAGDTLLVLRSPDVHAAVTVLGRAPRPEGLTLRLQRADLRRSMLDHADLVDADLHYADLTNVHLQGARLQRVDLSGTWLVRAILLGADLRQASMRSVLLCHARLDDADLRAADLSNADLTAAVIGAARFELADLRGAVLTGTDLTGATFTKAVADATTVWPQGFDAAAAGVLCADNAPPLQPLSFFPQDPA is encoded by the coding sequence GTGTTGCTCGTCGCGCTGATCGTCGTCGTGGCGCCGCACCATCTCCTGGCTTGGGACACTGCCGACGCCCGCGTTCCGGACCGCGCGAAGGCAATCAACGACATTCGGACCACGCTGCTGCAGGGGCTGGCCGGGGTGGCATTGCTTGTTGGAGCCTTCTTCACCTGGAGGCAATTGCAGGTGACGCGGTACGGACAGCTCAGCGAGCGGTTTACCGCGGCGGTGGAGCAGTTGGGCAGCCCTAGCGTGGAGGTGCGCATCGGAGCGGTCTTCGCTCTGGAGAGGGTCGCTGTCGACTCACGGGACGATCGCGGGACCGTCGCCGAGGTGCTCTGCCTCTTCGCACAACGAAACGCACTCGCCACACCGCTCGAAGCCCGCCCCGCCCCTGGCGAGATAGCGAGAAGCGGTGAAGTGGCCCTGGCACACGCGGGTGACACCTTGCTGGTCCTGCGCTCCCCGGATGTGCACGCCGCGGTCACCGTGCTCGGCCGTGCTCCACGCCCCGAGGGGCTGACACTTCGTCTCCAGCGGGCGGACCTCCGACGCTCGATGCTGGACCACGCGGATCTCGTCGACGCGGACCTGCACTACGCCGATCTGACGAACGTGCACCTCCAGGGGGCCCGGCTGCAACGAGTCGACCTGTCCGGAACGTGGCTGGTCAGAGCCATACTTCTGGGAGCCGACCTGCGACAGGCCTCGATGCGGTCCGTCTTGCTGTGCCACGCCCGGCTCGACGACGCCGACCTGCGCGCGGCGGACTTGAGCAATGCCGACCTGACAGCGGCCGTCATCGGTGCCGCGCGATTCGAGCTGGCTGATCTGCGCGGCGCGGTTCTGACGGGCACCGACCTGACCGGGGCGACGTTCACCAAAGCGGTGGCCGACGCCACCACGGTCTGGCCCCAGGGCTTCGACGCGGCAGCCGCCGGGGTGCTCTGCGCAGACAACGCGCCGCCGCTCCAGCCCCTGAGCTTCTTCCCGCAAGATCCCGCCTAG
- a CDS encoding DUF5959 family protein, with protein sequence MDDNVPRELISLADDEGNSVTVNVLGRDPRWSAGLQAEIVVRTPFVSGRVDLALYTSRLESWADALTRLKDGEDVAWMEMSSGPSIFIQLTGERDCPEVVVEDESGSMVTVRVPLVPPDDWITDHQQRLQQVMKHWVPLLSA encoded by the coding sequence GTGGACGACAATGTTCCGAGAGAGCTCATCTCTCTTGCTGATGACGAGGGGAACAGCGTCACCGTCAACGTTCTGGGGCGTGATCCCAGGTGGTCCGCCGGGCTGCAAGCCGAGATCGTGGTCAGGACACCTTTCGTATCCGGCCGTGTTGACCTGGCTCTGTACACCTCGAGACTGGAGAGCTGGGCGGATGCGCTGACCAGGCTCAAGGACGGCGAGGATGTCGCCTGGATGGAGATGAGCAGTGGGCCGTCGATCTTCATCCAACTCACCGGCGAGCGTGACTGTCCGGAGGTGGTCGTGGAGGACGAGTCAGGGTCCATGGTCACCGTTCGGGTGCCGCTCGTGCCGCCGGACGACTGGATTACTGACCACCAACAGCGTCTGCAGCAGGTGATGAAGCACTGGGTTCCGCTCCTGTCAGCGTAG
- a CDS encoding IS5 family transposase (programmed frameshift): MARPKAWEFDDELWAVVEPLLPKVERRACHPGRKRHPDRLVSQGILFVLQTGIAWEHLPQELGFGSGMTCWRRLAEWTASGVWPRLHEVLLAKLRSAGARDFSRAAVDGSHIRALKGAPRRDEAPLTGGKTGSKHHLITDATGIPLAVTLTGGNRNDATQLIPLLQAVPPVRGKRGRPRRRPDVVLGDRGYDHDKYRRLVWDLAVKPVIARRGTEHGSGLGTQRWIVERAFAHLHRFRRLRIRWEIRDDIHDAFRALGCALICWRRLVSLR; this comes from the exons GTGGCTCGGCCGAAGGCGTGGGAATTCGATGACGAGTTATGGGCGGTGGTCGAGCCGCTGCTGCCGAAGGTGGAGCGCCGAGCTTGCCATCCCGGGCGGAAGCGGCATCCGGATCGGCTGGTGTCCCAGGGCATCCTGTTCGTGCTGCAGACCGGGATCGCCTGGGAACATCTGCCGCAGGAACTCGGCTTCGGTTCGGGGATGACGTGCTGGCGGCGCCTGGCCGAGTGGACTGCGTCCGGTGTGTGGCCCCGGCTGCACGAGGTCCTCCTCGCCAAGCTCCGTAGCGCGGGCGCCCGGGACTTCTCCCGGGCCGCGGTCGACGGCTCCCACATCCGCGCGCTTAAGGGAGCTCCAAGACGGGACGAAGCCCCGTTGACCGGGGGTAAGACGGGCAGCAAGCATCATCTGATCACCGATGCCACTGGCATCCCGCTCGCGGTCACCCTGACCGGCGGCAACCGCAACGACGCCACCCAGCTCATCCCACTGCTTCAGGCAGTC CCGCCCGTGCGCGGCAAGCGCGGCCGGCCGCGGCGCCGCCCGGACGTCGTACTCGGGGACCGCGGTTACGACCACGACAAGTACCGCCGGCTCGTCTGGGACCTCGCCGTGAAGCCGGTCATCGCCCGCCGGGGCACCGAGCACGGCTCTGGCCTGGGCACCCAACGCTGGATCGTGGAACGCGCGTTCGCTCACCTGCACCGGTTCCGCCGCCTGCGGATCCGCTGGGAGATACGCGACGACATCCACGATGCTTTCCGCGCCCTTGGATGCGCACTCATCTGCTGGCGGAGGCTTGTCTCCCTACGCTGA